In the genome of Serratia symbiotica (Periphyllus acericola), the window GCACCATTGTAAAGACTAACCGATGCAAGTGAAAGACGCTAAAAACCGCGTTTAGTCCTCTGATGGTGCAAACCAGGCAGATTTGAAGTCAAACCAGCCGAGGGTATTCATGCGCACACTGCGGATGCTGCGCTGGCCGTGTAGTTGCAGCCAGTGGTGAAACAGCGGATGTAACAGGTGGCTGCTGACCAAGCGTTGGCATAACGCCGCCAGCGGCAGGATCATGGTAGCCAGTAATCAGGGCTATGCAGATGCACATCGATGACGTAAGGGGTTAGTCATGTCACGTGCTGTGTGCCCGGAGTCCAGGACGAGCACGGATGCTCAAATGAACCACGAGTCTATCTGGAATATTGAGCCAGTAACTCATGACGAGAAGCCAAACAATCCCACCGGGTGTGACGGTGGAGAACCTGAGCGGCAGTGGCCTGCGGCATGCCTGAAGGGTGATTTAACCCGCTGACAATCGGGATTGAGGCGAGATCACTCAGCCAAGATGATCATCAAGGTTAAGTAATGAAAGGCTGAAGAACATGAACCCGTTAATCCGCCTCTGTGGGTTGAAAACGTCACCACGGCCTATGTGATCTGTCAGGCCGTGCAGAAGGGACTGTCAGTGACAGGTGTGCACTGTCAGTCAAAGATGTTTTGATATGTAGGCAAAATACCGGGACAGCAGCGCCCGTCACTCTCGGGCTACTGACTTCTGCCAACTTGCGGCAAGCAAGGGTAAAGAGTGCGATAGGCAGCCTCCTCAGTATGTCTGAGTCCAGACAGGTGAACCGGGGAAGGTCAGCGACGGATGTTAAGGGGGCATGGCCCCGATGACGTGCTGGCTGACGGAGCTTTCGTACTGAGTAGTCTGCGATGAGGAAAGCCCATTACATGGCGAAGGGAAGCAGTTTAAATATGTTTGCGACGTGAATTAACTGACCTAATGAGTTGAAGACCTTTGATAATCAGCGAAATATAACGCAAGCTTGCCACATGGGCAGTAACCGAACCGTCCCGACGGATTCAACGGCTGCTGCGTCTGATAACACAACCAGAATGGCTGGCTAAAGCGGCGCGGATCACGTTTTCATCAAAAGGGGCGCATACCCCTGGCGTTAATGGCGTGAACAAAGCAAAGCTACAGGCCAGACTAGCTGCTGAACTGCAAATACTCAGAGAAGAACTTCTCTCGGGTCACTACCAGCCCCTTCCAGCCAGACGGGTTTACATCCCTAAAAGCAAAGGCAAACAGCGACCGCTGGGTATCCCCGCGTTACGGGATCGTATTGTTCAGCGAGCAATGCTGATGGCGATGGAGCTGATCTGGGAGAGTGATTTTCATACGCTCTCGTATGGCTTCCGGCCTGAACGCAGTGTTCACCACGCGATCCGTACAGTGAAATTACAGCTCACCGACTGTGGGGAAACCCGGTGACGCTGGGTTATTGAAGGAGATTTGTCCAGCTACTTCGACACCGTGCATCATCGTCTGCTGATGAAAGCCGTACGCCGCAGGATCAGTGACTCACGTTTCATGGTTCTGCTGTGAAAAACAATCACGGCGGGACATATTGATGTCGGACTCTTTCGGGCCGCTAGTGAAGGCGTACCGCAGGGAGGAGTGATATCGTCGTTACTGTCGAATATCATGCTGAATGAATTCGATCAGTATCTACATAAACGCTACCTGAGCGGGAAAGCCAGAAAGGATCGATGGTACTGGAATAACAGTATCCAGCGAGGCTGAAGTACTGCGGTCATAGAAAACTGGCAATGGAAACCCGACGTTGCTTATTGCCGCTATGCCAATGACTTTATGCTCATCATCAAGGGGAGTAAAGCACAGGCGGAAGCGATCAGGAAAGAGTGTCGTGGCGTGCTTGAAGAAAGTCTTAAACTCAAGCTGAACATGGACAATACCAGGATCACTCATGTCAATAACGGCTTTATCTTTTTGGGTCATCGGATCATGCGCAAACGTAGCCGTTACGGTGACATACGGGTGGTGTCGACAATCCCACACGATAAGGCCAGAAACTTCGCAACATCGCTGACGCCACTGTTATCAGGCAATTACAGCGAAAGGGCGTTGTTGAATAAATCGAACTTTTGGCCGGAACGCGGATCAGATCACTCTCCTTCTTTCAAAATAGCGACATTCCGTGGCCCAGCAAAAGTTCAACATCACCAACTGGAAGGCTTACAACAACGCCCTTACCACTCGGGGTTCACTCACTTGCTGGGGGGATGAAACGGCACTTCACGCCTGGTACTAAGAGGCAAAACCTTTGCGTGGTAGCCAACCACATTATTCCGATATGGCAATCACCAGCGTATTGATGCTGAAACGGATTTTCGGCCTGACACTTCGCGCCCTCCAGGGCTTCATCGACTCCAGTGTCACACTGATCAAAGTGCCGTTGAATTGCCCGGACGACACCTGCATCAGTAAGCGGGCGAAGTCCGGCCATGTCCCGTTTAAAACCGCAACGCCGGGTGAAATTGCGCACCTCGTTATCGACTCTAGCGGGCTCAACGTGTTGGGTAAAGGCGAGTGGATGGCAAAAAAACACGGTCAGGAAAAACGGCGTATCTGGCGAAAACTGCATTTGGCCGTAGATACAGAAACACATGAGGTCATCTGTGCTGACCTTTCCTTGAGCAATGTCACCGATACCGCAGCCTTCCCAGGTCTCATCCGCCAGAGGTACCGTAAAATCAAAGTCGCCTCGGCGGATCGGGCTTAGGATACGCGAGTGTGTGATGATGAGTTAAGGGGCAAGAAGCTCAAGGCGTTAATACCGCCCAGCAGCGGAGCCCGTTATTGGTCGGCAGACTATGCAGAGCGAAATCAAGCGGTGGCGAACCAGCGCCTTACCGGAGACAACACACGGTGAAAAAGTATCACAGGCTACCACCGACGTTCGATAGCGGCAACAGCGAAGTACAGAGTAAAACAGCTATTTGGTAGTCACCTGTCGCTGCGAGATTATGATGGGCAAGTTGCAGAGGCGCTGGCCATGATCTGTGCATTAAACAAGATGACGCTCGCCGGTATGCCAGAAAGTGTACGCCTTGCCTGAAAGCTGCCCATTCACGGGACTCTTTATTCCAAATCCGATTTATTCAACAAAGCCACTCATCGTGTTAGACTTATTCGCTTGTGCTGTATAAGAATCAATCATCGGGAGAGTGCTCATGGCCAGCAGAGGCATAAATAAAGTAATTCTGGTCGGGAATCTGGGCCAGGATCCAGAAGTTCGTTACATGCCGAATGGGGGGGCAGTGGCCAACATTACCTTGGCGACCTCCGAAAGCTGGCGTGACAAGACAACTGGCGAAAAGAAAGAAAAAACCGAGTGGCACCGTGTGGTGCTCTTCGGCAAGGTGGCCGAAGTGGCGGGCGAATATCTGCGCAAAGGTTCACAGGTGTATATCGAAGGCTCCCTTCAGACGCGCAAATGGACCGATCAGGCCGGCGCAGAAAAATACACCACCGAAGTGGTGGTTAACATTGGTGGTACCATGCAGATGCTGGGCGGTCGCCAGGGCGGCGGCGCTCCAGCAGGCGGAGGTCAGGGTGGTTGGGGTCAGCCCCAGAAACCGCAGAGTAGCAACGCGTTCAGCGGTGGCCAGAAGGGTCTCCCAGCACAGAACAATGCTTCTGTGGCCAGCAGCAATGAACCGCCAATAGATTTTGATGATGATATTCCGTTCTGAGTGGACTGAAAAGCTGCTCGATTACTTACAGGTGAGAGCCCTGCTGCGGTAGTTGGTTAATTTGACCGTGTAGCTATGGCGTACGTGTAGATGGTGACTGAAACACGGGAACAACGCCGGATAAACGTGGCCCCCGATCCAGACAGTGGGCGCGCGCAAATACACAGGCCGTAACTGATAGTGAACTCAAATCCGCCTCTTGACATCCTCCCCGGCCTAAAGGACGGGGATTCCTACAGCGTTCAGACCGAAAGCTGACTCGCCTGGGTGGGTTCCTGCTTTAACGGGCGGGGTCTGACTGCACTATCCCTCCATTGGCGTTCGTGGTGTATCCACATATCTGACACACAAATTTACTTTGCGACAGGCGGTTTTCTTTCGCTGTATGACCGCAGCATGCACCCCGCTGGCTGGTATATGCCGCAGATACTGCTAGTACCTGTGCTCTTCGCCAGAGCTGCTTGTACTCAAGTTGACGACGCATTTCATACCATCCCTGACCAGTATCGAGCGGTTTAAGCCTGATCTAGCTCTGACGTTTCGCCCGTGCTGCTCTGCCGTGCCTGTTGCCGACTTTGACATGTTACTGACCTTCAAGTCTTCAATGACGATCATTGCGTGGTTTTTGCAGATTTCACTGGTGATTTTATGAAGGTAGTCGCGCCGAATATTGGCAATGTGCGAGTGTAGATGCTGGATTTTTCGCTTATGTTTCTGCCAGTTGGCGCTGAATTTTACCTTTCTGCTTAACTGACGCTGAAGTATTGCCAGCTTGTGCTGGCTTGTTTTGAAGCTGTTGACGGGCGGGTATACCGTGCCATCTGAAAGCGTAGCGAGTTTGGTGACTCCGGCATCCACTCCGACCATTGACGCTGAGTTATGAACGGGTTCAGTAACTTCGTATGCTGTCTGGATGCTGACGTACCATTTGCTGCATGACTGGCTGATGGTGACATTTTTCACTTCACCTATAATTTCGCGGCTGTTGCGGTAGCGTATCCATCCCAACTTTGGCAACGATATACGACTATTGGCTTGATTGAGCTTCACACCTTGTGGGTAGCGCAATGCACCATTCTGCACGCGTTTTTTTAAACGGGGGAATGCTGCACGCTTCTGGAAGAAATTATTGTAGCCGCGCTCTAAATCTTTCAGTGACTGCTGCAACGTCTGCAATGGAGATTCTTTAAGCCATTGTGTTTCAGGATCGGATTTCCAATTAATGAGCCATGAGGTCATTTTCGTATTGGTCTTAACTGAAATTTGAAGGCTTGAAGTCGTTTCATTATCACTATTATACTTTGGTCTATGACAAAAGAAACCGATATTTGCCGAGGAAGACACTGCATTTTCCTGATGCATGTTCACTTGGTATTCGTTGCCAAGTATCGACGAAAAATATCTGATCAGGATGCCATAGAAAAGCTGCGCTGCTACTTTTCTAGCGTATGTGCTGACTTTGATGTTGAGCTGGTCGAGATGGATGGTGAATGCGATCACGTGCATTTGCTGATTAACTACCCGCCAAAGCTGGCAATATCAAACTTGGTCAACAGTCTTAAAGGCGTTTCTAGCAGACTGCTTTGCCGTGACCTCCCCGACATAGCCCAGCGCTATTACTACAAAGGTGTTCTGTAGACACCGAGTTATTTTGCAAGTAGTTGCAGTGGTGCGCCGATATCGATCATACGGCAATACATTGAGCAATAGCAAACACCCAGTTAGTCGGAAAACCGCGCCTTATATCCTCGCCATTAAGGACGGGGCTTTACGGCGCACCAGGTAAAACCACGTAAAGTCATAGAATGCCAACAAGTGATGACTGATTTTGCATCAGGAGGTAAATCATGATGAACAAGATTTTGTTAGTTGACGATGACTGCGAGTTGACCTTGCTGTTAAAGGAACTGCTTGAAATGGAAGGTTTTAACATCACCGTCGCCCACGATGGCGAACAAGCATTATCGTTTCTGTACAGTTCTATCAATCTATTGCTGCTCGATATTATGATGCCGAATAAAAACGGTATCGATACGCTAAAAGAGCTGCGTCAACACCATCATACGCCAGTCATTATGCTGACCGCACGCGGCAGCGAATTGGATCGCGTGCTAGGGTTGGAGCTGGGTGCCGATGACTACTTGCCTAAGCCTTTCAATGATCGTGAACTGGTGGCGCGCATTTGCGCCATTTTGCAGCGCTCTAACTGGAATGAACAACAGCAGCATGTGGATACCAACGCCCCCACGCTGGATGTCGATGGCCTGCAACTTAACACCGGTCGTCAAGAAGCCAGCTTTGACGGCAAGGTACTGGATCTGACTGGCACCGAATTCACCCTTCTCTACCTGCTGGCGCAGCACATGGGCCAGGTAGTGTCGCGCGAATTGTTGAGCTAAGAAGTACTAGGCAAACGCCTGACTCCATTTGACCGCTCCATCGATATGCATATCTCCAACTTGCGGCGCAAACTGCCAAACCGCAAAGATGGACATCCCTGGTTCAAAACCCTGCTCGGGCGTGGCTATTTGATGATATCTGCAACATGATCAATCGGTTGACGGCACGTATTTTCGCTATTTTCTGGTTCACATTAGCGCTGGTGCTAATGCTGGTATTGATGGTGCCTAAACTCGACTCCCGTCAAATAACCCCACTGCTGAATAGCGAGCAGCGGCAAGGGCTTATGCTAGAGCAACATATCGAGGCCGAGTTACAAAATAATCCAGCCAACGATCTGATGTGGTGGCGGCGTCTGTTAAGGGCTATCGATAAGTGGGCACCACCAGGGCAACGCTTGATTCTGGTCACCAGCTAAGGGCGGGTAATCGGTGCGTAGCGCAACGAAATGCAAATCGTGCGTAACTTTATTGGCCAATCCGACAACGCCGACCATCCTAAGAAGAAAAAATACGGCCATGTCTAACTACTTGGCCCGTTCTTGATTCGCGATGGTGAAGATAACTAACAGCTTTGCTTGATCAGCCCTGCCAATATCCCGCAATCTGATTTCTTCAACCTGATGTTTGACCTCCCGTTGCTGCTGCTTATCGTCACCATGTTGATCAGTACTCCGCTGCTGCTATGGTTGGCCTGGAGCCTGGCGAAACCAGCACGTAAGCTGAAAAACGCCGCCGATAATGTGGCACGCGGCAATCTGAAGCAGCACCCGGAACTGGAAGCTGGGCCGCAAAAATTCCGAGCCACTGGTACTAGCTTCAACCAGATGGTCAGTGCACTAGAACGCAGGGTGACAGCACAGCAGCGATTGATTTCGGATATCTCGCACGAATTACGCACGCCGCTGACCCGCTTACAATTGGCTACCGCACTGATGCGCCGCCGTCACGGCGAGTGTTATGAGTTGGCTCGTATCGAAACTGAAGCGCAGCGGTTGGACTCGATGATCAACGATTTACTGCTGCTGTAACGTGGGCAGCAAAAAAGCAAGTTGGCGCGTGAGTAGTTTAAAGCCAATAAACTGTGGGCCGACATGTTGGATAACGCTAAGTTTGAAGCCGAACAGATGGCTAAACAGTGCGAAGTTACCTCCCCACCAGGCCCCTGGACGCTGACCGGAAACGCCAGTGCATTAGACAGCGCGCTGGAGAATATAGTGCGCAACGCCTTGCGTTACTCGCACACACGCATTGCCATCGCTTTTAGCACCGACAATCGAGGTATCACCATCGTCATTGATGACGATGGTCCTGGGGTTAGTGCGGAAGATCGCGAACAGATTTTCCGGCCATTTTACCGCACCTATGAGGCGCGTGATCGTGAGTCTGTCTGCACTGGCTTAGGTTTAGCGATCGTCGAAGCGGCGGTCAATCAGCACTGTGGCTGGGTGAAAGCGCAAGACAGCCCACTCGGCGGCCTGCGGCTGGGGCTGTGGCTGCCGCTGCACTAGCCCGCCCGATCCCAGCAAATTAATTACAGC includes:
- a CDS encoding single-stranded DNA-binding protein; this encodes MASRGINKVILVGNLGQDPEVRYMPNGGAVANITLATSESWRDKTTGEKKEKTEWHRVVLFGKVAEVAGEYLRKGSQVYIEGSLQTRKWTDQAGAEKYTTEVVVNIGGTMQMLGGRQGGGAPAGGGQGGWGQPQKPQSSNAFSGGQKGLPAQNNASVASSNEPPIDFDDDIPF